From the genome of Periplaneta americana isolate PAMFEO1 chromosome 15, P.americana_PAMFEO1_priV1, whole genome shotgun sequence, one region includes:
- the LOC138714901 gene encoding protein anon-73B1 isoform X5, whose product MKNCMFMQIMTEDFVDSVLRCGLYLGAIFQFVCIAAAVVMPEKMGDSNTNYCKELELSDDEGSDHSTPQATPRRPHVHHRPRKQEKKKRR is encoded by the exons ATGAAG AATTGTATGTTCATGCAGATCATGACCGAAGATTTTGTTGACTCTGTTCTCCGATGTGGCTTGTATCTTGGAGCAATATTCCAATTTGTATGTATAGCAGCTGCAGTAGTTATGCCTGAGAAAATGGGTGACTCCAACACAAATTATTGCAag GAATTAGAACTCAGTGATGATGAAGGCTCAGATCACAGCACCCCACAAGCAACACCTCGTCGTCCACATGTCCACCATCGGCCTCGgaaacaagaaaagaagaaacgtagataa
- the LOC138714901 gene encoding protein anon-73B1 isoform X1, which produces MKRMRETEASKHHSHAQTTGPNRHTLYVVRGFLNCMFMQIMTEDFVDSVLRCGLYLGAIFQFVCIAAAVVMPEKMGDSNTNYCKELELSDDEGSDHSTPQATPRRPHVHHRPRKQEKKKRR; this is translated from the exons ATGAAGAGAATGCGCGAGACTGAAGCCAGTAAGCACCACAGCCATGCGCAGACCACTGGGCCAAATCGACATACACTGTACGTCGTGCGGGGATTTTTG AATTGTATGTTCATGCAGATCATGACCGAAGATTTTGTTGACTCTGTTCTCCGATGTGGCTTGTATCTTGGAGCAATATTCCAATTTGTATGTATAGCAGCTGCAGTAGTTATGCCTGAGAAAATGGGTGACTCCAACACAAATTATTGCAag GAATTAGAACTCAGTGATGATGAAGGCTCAGATCACAGCACCCCACAAGCAACACCTCGTCGTCCACATGTCCACCATCGGCCTCGgaaacaagaaaagaagaaacgtagataa
- the LOC138714901 gene encoding protein anon-73B1 isoform X4 has product MTACWVEGKNCMFMQIMTEDFVDSVLRCGLYLGAIFQFVCIAAAVVMPEKMGDSNTNYCKELELSDDEGSDHSTPQATPRRPHVHHRPRKQEKKKRR; this is encoded by the exons ATGACAGCTTGTTGGGTAGAGGGGAAG AATTGTATGTTCATGCAGATCATGACCGAAGATTTTGTTGACTCTGTTCTCCGATGTGGCTTGTATCTTGGAGCAATATTCCAATTTGTATGTATAGCAGCTGCAGTAGTTATGCCTGAGAAAATGGGTGACTCCAACACAAATTATTGCAag GAATTAGAACTCAGTGATGATGAAGGCTCAGATCACAGCACCCCACAAGCAACACCTCGTCGTCCACATGTCCACCATCGGCCTCGgaaacaagaaaagaagaaacgtagataa
- the LOC138714901 gene encoding protein anon-73B1 isoform X3 has product MAAHLRIVTNENCMFMQIMTEDFVDSVLRCGLYLGAIFQFVCIAAAVVMPEKMGDSNTNYCKELELSDDEGSDHSTPQATPRRPHVHHRPRKQEKKKRR; this is encoded by the exons ATGGCTGCACATCTTCGCATAGTGACCAACGAG AATTGTATGTTCATGCAGATCATGACCGAAGATTTTGTTGACTCTGTTCTCCGATGTGGCTTGTATCTTGGAGCAATATTCCAATTTGTATGTATAGCAGCTGCAGTAGTTATGCCTGAGAAAATGGGTGACTCCAACACAAATTATTGCAag GAATTAGAACTCAGTGATGATGAAGGCTCAGATCACAGCACCCCACAAGCAACACCTCGTCGTCCACATGTCCACCATCGGCCTCGgaaacaagaaaagaagaaacgtagataa
- the LOC138714901 gene encoding protein anon-73B1 isoform X2, protein MNQFYKKAAAVQNKIKKLSQEALLNPEKYQNCMFMQIMTEDFVDSVLRCGLYLGAIFQFVCIAAAVVMPEKMGDSNTNYCKELELSDDEGSDHSTPQATPRRPHVHHRPRKQEKKKRR, encoded by the exons ATGAATCAGTTCTACAAAAAGGCAGCTGCAGTccaaaacaaaattaagaaactatcCCAAGAAGCTCTGCTTAACCCGGAAAAATATCAA AATTGTATGTTCATGCAGATCATGACCGAAGATTTTGTTGACTCTGTTCTCCGATGTGGCTTGTATCTTGGAGCAATATTCCAATTTGTATGTATAGCAGCTGCAGTAGTTATGCCTGAGAAAATGGGTGACTCCAACACAAATTATTGCAag GAATTAGAACTCAGTGATGATGAAGGCTCAGATCACAGCACCCCACAAGCAACACCTCGTCGTCCACATGTCCACCATCGGCCTCGgaaacaagaaaagaagaaacgtagataa